Part of the Misgurnus anguillicaudatus chromosome 25, ASM2758022v2, whole genome shotgun sequence genome, accttttattgcatgcttagtagggtgcagcccttgaattggaacacagcttgtgaagcttgccgcagggactgcgctctttggtcatatattgtttgttttctgttggatttaaatgatacacaggattaaaggaagatatttattcagaaaacggagtaggctacgtggattgttttgtcggacggacacagagcgagtggattgttttgtcagacggacacagagcgagtggattttttgttcggatacggagagactgaaactaaaactaaaagcgagctcacacatactatggagttttaacacgggtgtacaccgcaatgtgaatattttagtggaaacaacaatcgcggatctttctcttccatgaagccgatgtaaacatctaagaatatatgaacatttcttagatttattacctttgtggactacaaatgcaagttgatgtcatactgcgattgcttggtgaagataatttacaaacatgagaccggatggattatgacttgcgcacaatttttaaacaaaggtatgttgtcccgtttagatttttcatgttcattctatatgcactgtcagctctgatgaagtgtaatgaatcattgcgccgccaactacggtcctgcgacgtcagatatgtcttgtctattttttacaaaatagagtaacgcgagtaacgaactcatttaaatttcagtaattgtaattgcgttacttgatttaaaaaaatagtggagttacagtaacgcgttactcccatcactgatagtcacttatgatgccaatagtcagttacggtcatagcgccaccagctggtaacaggaagtaacatgtttacaatgataatgcaatgtcggatttgtcccaaacttcacatgattgataagagtcctggacagaaCAAATCTACGTGCCAATATTTACATATAATCTCTCACACTCacccactcactcactcactcactcactcactctctctctctctttctctctctctcatgctatcttacacgatgctacctcgctgtcatttgtaattagcaacaggaaatgtggcacattatactacactttcaaatggttcacctatgtttacatgcttaaatgcctatttactactgttccctttaattcttatGCCACGGCGTGGCGGTGTCAGGTGTGCGAGGCCGTTcaatcactgcttgcagttttaatttgaCTTTGTGCTccttcacacaaaaaaatttggTTTTCACTGACACAACAGACCACTGTTGCTTTCTCCCGCATTTATTTCTCTTACCATAATAAGTGACTTGAAAACATTGTATATTTACAATTCAAAAGATCACAGTTGATGGAGACTACAGCATCGTATTGCTTTCATTAACTATTCTTCATTACTTTAGGCCCTTATTTGTATttcttccaaaaaaaaaattttggtcAAAATGTGTATAttacccacaatataacacacGTCTCTCTCTTTACCCGAAAAATAAAATTATCCATTCATATAACCAGATATCCACTTAACATTAATCATCAGTTAACACACCTACCTATAATAAGTGCCTTATCTCCTTCATGGTCACGTGAACAATAATTACCAAGGCCTCTATTTCCAGTCCCCTTATAATCTGAATCCCCTTACAATAAAGTTTTAGTTGTAATTTAAATGCACTACATTAACAAAATCCAAAACGCAACTTTTTGAGCTTGGATACTTGGTAGGCAACCTATACATGATAtgcaacagttttgcaaaaacaatttaaatgacTCTCAAATATTTCAGTATTTGATGCGCATATAATCTAGCAACTATCTATGCATTTTAAGTATCAGGGTGTTGGTGAGCAAAATATTAAAGAAGTCTTTTGCCAGTCACTTTCATCCGTTCCCAAGACCTCTCAAAGTTGGCATCAGTTTTGATAGTTCAGTATAATTCTGCAACACGAAAACCTGCTCATGCAGGGCTCCATAAGGACCCAGTCCACGAGTCTCTCGCTCTACCCCGCCTGAGGCAGTGGGACGGAAGTAGTCAGCTTTTCTCCTCAGTCCATCTTAAGGCTACGGTAGATATAACGAATGAAAGTCAGAGAGGCCCAGAATGAAACCGTTCCCAACATGAGAGAGAAAACAAATGCGGTGAGCAAAGAATATCCGAAGAATTCAACGCTCTGTACAAGGCCGCTCATGTTGGAGCGATTGTGGTAGTAGAAGAGAGAGTAAACGAATATAAAGATGCCGGTGGATCCGGTGCTCAGGACGCTTCGCCACCACCATCGGTAGTCCTCGCCTGAGAGCAGGAAGTAGGTGAGTGCCACAGAGATGCAGGCGCCCACGGAGAGCAAAATGGCAAAGACACACAGCAGGATACCGTACAGCGTGTAGTGTTCACGACCCCACACCGTGGCAAAGATGTAGTATAGTTCAACTGAGATGGCACTGAAAGGGGGACACAACAAATGGGAAAGATTTAGACAGATATAATACAAGACTGATTAAATACTTCAATCACTTTCAACTAGACAACTAGAGTGTTCTGTATTATTTTGATATGTGATAATATACATATTGTAATGTTGCAAATGTGCATATTACAATATGTATATTGCAGTGCTTGCTAAAGTGGTTttcaaaaaaacagcagtgtactaataaaagtgaatgttttttgtttgttttttatgttttaaatgtattgaaAAAATAACACGTTCAATTCCAAatcaaaacattaacaaaatgtatcaagtctgtcttgttcttttaaagggaagcaaagtaaattaataaagctgttaaaaaaattgtgtcaaCATTTTTCTCTGTAGACACTTAAAACTGAAGAAATTTCTTAAGATTTAACTTCATTTTAACTattgaataaataatatttagttGCATAATCGTTGTTGTGTTGATAACTGCTGCACAACTGTGTCAAATCGTGTCAACTGAACCAACTTCTGGCACCTAGGAACATGTTTTTCAGCCCAGTTTTTAATTTTTAGGTTTTGAAACTGTATTTTTAATGTCACCCCACAAGTTTTTAATGGGGTAGAGATTAGGGGATTGAGCTGCCACTCCATAACCTCAATTCTTTCTGTCTGGAACCAAGATTTTGCCCTCTTGCTTGTTAGtcccctttctgacatcacagggggaggcaaattttaatgacctatttttcacacgcttgcagataatgatttaccaaaactatgttactgggttgatttttttcacattttctaggttgatagaagcactggggacccaattatagcacttaaatgggctgtttacacttggtattaagatgtgtattcatcaatcggatcacaagtggacgagagagacacattacgtttacacctggtatttaaatccgtctcttttgtccactttcgaccgcttctgtgctgaatactatgagggggtggtctgtgagacggtgggcgagtctctctgctgtcattcaaacccgagcgggagtaattatgagtttatatggacgcaaactaatattatgtcggagtgcactgcttgtttagcaagtcaacatgctgcacagtgttttgtacatgagtatgtaagagctttctttgaaatTTTAAAGCCTTTAAGATCATTTTAGCTGTTTCTTTATACTTTCCCTCCCTCTCATTAAatcaaattatgtttttttcatcagagccgatggtgtagtgggcagcgctctaacatgtggtgctttcgcactttcagTTACCAGAGTTCAATTTCTTGCCAAAATGggcaaaaatataacttaaaaaataattgttttttcctgtttggaAGGCCCATTTTACCGTATTTTTTGGACcataagccgcgtttttttttcataacttggctggtgcagcgtcttatagtcaggtggcctagtaagtcagtatgaattcattttgacatttatgaggcaagagacatcattaccgtctacagccgcaagagtccgccatatgctgctcctgtatttatgtaattcaatagattcagtgatgcggaatgacgaGTCTGTGAACTTccgcttttttaaaaatagtgtgttgacaataaacatttaaaccaaCATTGTtatatgctgaaaatatatattactatatattatatatatatatatatatagatctTATTGTAGGCAAGTGAAGTGTAGATTTGAGAGGCTCATTAAATCAAACAAGTCGTCAACATGACGTTAGCTGTCGGACACCGCTTGGTCATTATCaaaaaccttaatttaacatacaaaaaaagctctaaaataaataaaagatcaTATATAAGATTTGATCATTAGCTAAGTTTCCATCCACTTGTCAATCGAATTATCTGAAGTTCGGTTAAAAAACTTATGCGAATAAAGCTGGTGAAAGTGTGTTTCCATCCAACGGCTTTAAAGCGAATAAAAACCTGTGcgtgatgacgtcacatgctGGTTTGCGATCAAATTGGTATATCGAATTGATTTGAGACATTTGAAggtgtttccattcattttcGCACTGAATCGCACAATATTCAGGCAAACATTTGCGAACAAAGTTTTGCCAGACAAATTTGCGGCATTTCACAAGTTTTAAGTGCTTATGTGCCAGCTGAGCTGATAGCGACATATCAAgctataataataagaaaattaCGTTAACATCAAATTGCTATGATGATGCAGATGCATGTAAATGCCCAACGACAACGGAGGCATTAACGTGAAATGATAGTCCGGATCAATTCTTAACGTAAATGAGAACGAAAAAATATCTTTAGAGTTGTTAATAAGCCAATAAAGCTACGAGGGTTCTTTGGCCGAGGATCCATCTCATCAAGGTcgaatttgcttttattttccctCCGGCACCGTTGCGAGATAACTCTCTTTTTTGAAACACGTATAGTTTGAGCGCCTCATTTACTCCGGAGGACGTCTTGTCATAACCATTGTTGGACATTTCCTTCGCGAGTTCCTGATAAATTATGGCATTTCTTAGATTTTTGCTATCTAAAATAGAGCTGTAATCGAACCCGAAAGTAtatttagattgacagctttttaaaagaacgaacccgtttacagccatacattatttaaatttgcgcacgcaaacagcttttatcaagaatgagtaatttacacaggttttaacattatttattaatgactAACTGGGCTACACGtcacttggaagttgaaacaaagaaaaaaaataagtcatctgtaaGATCGTAACATCTCGTTCTAAATAGGCATATGCAATACATTATAGGCCaacatgcaaataaaaacaattatttcttaacgaattaaattaagataatacattctgaataaGATGGTTATTTGGGAATAACGAAATAAGGATAAAGGTTCTGTGGTATTTGCTTCGGCACTTTCTTTACATTAatgccaacattagtctatatcctctgtctaaattatgtatttaatacaaagtaatatttagttattaattaaaaaacctttactcaccaagattagccatttttgttgaggaaattattaaatccactgtaaatggcTTCAGCGTGGTCAGCATTGAACTTGACAGCTCATTTACCGTGCAAAGGCGGAGCAcgagcccgtgtaaaatgttagaaatgaagcccgaaTCCGCCCGAACCTGTcgggttcgggcaaagatcttcagctcgTTATTTTCTCtgctaaattaaatttaaaatgaatctcGTCTCGTCGTTTGTCCACTTACATCTGACTTTGTTGACACACGCAATGTGTGCCACCAGAGCGGAAATGACCTAAAACTTTTTcttcttgttttgtgtgtgggTTGCAACCATAAAAGGACCTAAACCTTAATCGCAAATCATTATTTATTCGGCAAATAACGTTTCCATCAGCGTTTATCGGATAAGCCATATATCGATCAAGATAAAATCCGATGAGATCGAACGTATTTCTTTTGAGTCGATATTCATGAAATTCAATCGAATTTTACTGTTTCCATAACGCATTTTTCATTCGATATCACTTAATTCGGATAAAAACATgtggatggaaacatggctatttttacagttaaaactgaactgctttaattgctcAGGGTTCCTGCAGGTTTCACCAAgtcaaatttaagactttttaagacctttttaagaccattatgagtGAAATTTAAGACCAAAGCGGCACAATGATTTCAGAAATTctcaaaacattatattttaattatatctttgtttatttttaattttattttttttgacaaataaaatccactaaTATGGGAAGATCAGTAGTCAGCTGCTGATATGTGccttgttaacatgttttacacttCCTCCACCCATACGTTATGTGCATAAATATGCGCTATACCGCCATCGCATTTATTCccctctctaattacacaataattaaatgaaaaggaaatttactattaaaaggctgttcgtggtttgttgtgtgttgcAAACAATGCCGTTTCtaaatccgaaggctgtagcctccagaggtcgcatttgtaggctgcatatgaAAACTGTGTAACACTAAAGTTGACTCATTTTTGATGGCGCGGGACTTGACGGCctgactgtttaagttgattttcaataaagcagtgttgattttttcGCTTCTGGGTCCTCTGTTTCAGAACCTTGCAAATGCTCTGGTAAGCCACGGACTAgttggttaaattaacacagaaaagATTTTTCTCGCCAAACCTACAGTATACAGTCGgatcacaacacctgaaatatagcTTATAGCATGAATTGCGTAAATTATAATAGCCTACATTTGTattctctttaaaaaataatgattaaaaactgGATTGAAGAGACATTCAGTGACACACAAAGTGCAGAACTTTTCTTTTTAGAGGCCCACCCATCAAATACATTCTTCCGCCGTCACTGATTAGTTCTACAGCATTTTAattgacctttttttttttcGGACAACCTTTTCGGGAATAAATGgaggtaagaaatttaagacttgggttaattaaatttaagacctaggGTGAAAATCTGgccatttttaagactttttatggctttaaatttaactttctaaatttcagactttttaagactttttaagaccccgcgggaaccctgtTGCTGCAATAGTAGTACAGCTGTAAGGTATCTGTGTAAggagttatttttgttatttctgcagATTTCTTTGCAAAATCTATGCAGAATTTTGCggaattatttttaatgttttaaatagaTCTAAGAGAATGGGAGCTGTGtctattacaaaacaataaaatattttataatataggcctataaaatgtatataatattttatacatggctgtaaagtgtaataaaaatactGAAGTAAATACAAGTTCTTCACTAAAAGAATGATCGTATTTTTAATCGTGATCACAAGTTTGAGCAAAACAATCGTGATCATAATTTTTCCtgtaatcgtgcagccctagcaTGCTATAAacaactcaaactaacagtgatttcagatcgataaggacttattgatcaaaagccgtagtacataaaatagctgtgaataatatcagCTGTGTGActcagaatagttatcggccacgtattattagtgtatatcggcaATTATCGGTGCCGATAACCAGGCAAACACTGGCTCATAACCATCTTAAGTGGTGTCAGGTACATCAGGAACTTAccgttatatttaaaaaaaagaaaagttcaCTGCTCACCTGAAAGGCAGGAAGCCTCCAATGGCCATGTGCACAGCTGTGTGTTTGTACCAGGGCTGCTGCGGGATCTGACGTGGTATGTTGCGTGTGCGACACGGTGCTTGGAAGTTGCCGGCTCTGTTCTTTCCAACGATTCCACCAATGACAGTGAGTGGAAAGCCCACCAGCAACCAGGCAGCTAACAGCAGAAGCACAGTGGTGGCAGGAAGGGCCTGGGTCGACCCACTCCACCAATGAACAGAATTGACCACACTCCAGGTAAAGAAGAGGGGACCTAGTGAAGAGAGGGGGAGGgagattttttattttccaaAGCGATATTTGGAATGAAATACTAGATGCATACTAGCTTACTACGTAGCATACTAGTATACTACATTCTATGTAAAACCGTATTTTATCCATCATTCTGGGAATTGAAGGTCAAGTTGGGTACACTGCATTGTGGGATACACTTTCCAACATTGTGCTCtagttaaatgtatattttggcAAATCTAGGACTACAGGTCATTCCACTATGCTTACTACTAAAAAAGTAGGTTATACATAATATATGCATGATATACTGTAATTACTACCTATAAAAGATTCACAGCCCACACAAAAGATTGATGCATCTTACCAGAGAAAAGTGCAGAGGTAAGTATAATGTTCCAGACCCAGCGCTGACCCTGGATCTGTGTGTAGAAGCTGCAGGAACAGTAACCTGATACACAGCTTGTGAGAGCGTACAGTACAATTGCTGCCGAGTTTATGGCACCATGGCGATGGACATTAAACATCCCAAGCAGCGCCATTACAATGATTCCTAAAGCAACAAGAAAACAATCATACTGTTAGAATCTATTTATAGATCATAATCTTTCTTTATTCCCCGACTCATTCTCACCCCTAATCTCAGCCTAATGCGGCTactaatgctataaaaacacaaaaacgaGACAGAATCATTCAAATGATCCCTTAtgtaaaaattaattttgtGATTTGATTTTTAATCTGCTGACAAACATTTTCCATAATGCAGCACCTGTGGCCAGTGTCAGAAACTGCGCCCCGACCCCTAACACGGCACACAGAAGGCTCTTGCACGACGGGAAGCGAAAGACATCCGTGTGAATGATTTTCCATCCGTTATCTCCCTGATCCAAGTCATCACAACCTCCATCCTCCTCCACATTATACCTGAAGAAGCAAACAGAGACGGGATTTGATGATACCTGTTAATTTCATTATCATATTTCCCTCCACTTCCCCATAAAGCTCATAAATAATGTGTTTGCACAGGACACAGTTTATAGAGTCAGTGCACTGCGATCCTTCAGACTCAATTATCTTGCAAAAGGAAAACTGTTTGCAAATTAAATTAAGACCGTGGAGCCTAATGCAACGATTTATTCGGCATAAAGGGCATTAGATGAAGTCACTATCTCGAAGCAGGTTCTCGATGTGTAGCTGTTGCTCAGGGAACTGCAGAGGTAAATGTAATGGTAATGGTTGACAAACATAAACTTGCTCCCTAGTGCACTAACTAGGCTGCTAACTGAATGTGCAATAAACCTATTTTAGAATCTAATTCATCTCAGTGACAATATAATTAAGTACAGTGTCTGTTTACCATGTACACAACCTGTGTAATCAATAATGCATGCGAGGCTGTGCTACATTGTGGAATAAGTCATGGATAAAGAGTGTTGTTAGGCACAACGCAAAGCAGACAGGCACGACACGAAGCAGATACAACTTAAAGCATAAAAATATTCAAGGAAAAATCACTAAAAGTCTTTCTTCAACTGGAAAAATGATACGTAGTGATACACAGCATTGTTGGGTGCAGCAGTCATAGCGGTTTTTTATTGTACGGTACATATAACCAGCTatcgaccaatcagaatcaagcattggAACTAACAGTTTTATAATGCATaataaattaaaggtgcagtgtgtacattttagcggcatctagtggtgaggttctaAATTGCAActaacggctcagtccactgctcacccttcgcttttgaaacacatagagaagctactgtagccaccaccggacaaagaTTGTCAtcatcagagacaacttagtaataaaagtttgtctgttaagggcttctgtagaaacatggcgggccaaaatggcgacttccatgtaaggggaccctctgtgtatgtagataaaacatctcattataaaggtaataaatacataacggttcattatgaaaggtctttatacacccctgataatatagtatattatttagcatttctgtcaagagatccttctaaaaattacacactgcacctttaatccgccaaatgtaaataaaatgagatttttttcttttggcaATGCCACGTCAATCAGCGCACGACTCATCCTCTGTCTGAAAACTTGTAAGGTAAAACCTGGCACAACCTTTCAAGAACCAATGACTCAAGAAATGCCCAATGACTCTTATATCGTAAAGCAAAACCTCTTATAGTCATTTTAACCAGTGTTTTTTGGCATGACGCAGATCACACATAGCTGTCTAGCTTAATTTTTTTCATAGAGGTACTTTTTATACCCTTTACTTATTGAAGAAGGGTTATAATCTATGAGTTTGTCTCTTGCTGCTTTCTGTCTAtgtaagttttcttttttatatccTTCGATGTCTTTGTGTGTGGTTAtatgcatttaatatttttttggatATGTACAGTACTATGGTCAACACTCGTTGTTTTATAGggctataaaaataaaagctacaattaaaatttttaacgaatgcagaccttccgtgGGGAAAACCCGTTTACCTTCGACTTAAAGATAAGGCAAGATGTTCAAATGTCACACactggtttaatcatttgtaaatatactGTCAAATATGTTATTAAACATGGACAGCATATTTGCAGCATCCAGGTTATGACGAGTTATTAGTTTTGATAGGTGTTTATCAGgtcttattacacggctctctggaatgcttgattctgattggtcagatgagacatttgcaggttcgttcttttcaaataataaccgctccaaagtaataacgcattgCCGGTACTACTTAAAATCGCTCCGAACCAATAAAgaccaataaagattactgtttggcgccatcttgtgacaaacactggacaaccacaattaagaatggaaaattttgacattaattttaacatgtacggaaaaaacaaaacatttaaacagcggATAGAAGAaagaac contains:
- the tm9sf1 gene encoding transmembrane 9 superfamily member 1, yielding MTGRQECLGPLIAGRLMRLCVLVLCLLPHFGWAVSYKQGDPVILYVNKVGPYHNPQETYHYYTLPVCRPKEIRHKSLSLGEVLDGDRMAESLYNIRFMENSDRQMLCELNLSEKEVEQLREAVEELFYFEFVLDDIPIWGFVGYMEESGFLPHSHKVGLWTHLDFNIEYNGDTVIFANVSVKDVKPVPLEEGVGGAGHGAGGTLSITHTYSVRWFESTLPHSRRAERLRDYSFFPKTLEIHWLSIINSLVLVVLLLGFVIIILMRVLKNDFARYNVEEDGGCDDLDQGDNGWKIIHTDVFRFPSCKSLLCAVLGVGAQFLTLATGIIVMALLGMFNVHRHGAINSAAIVLYALTSCVSGYCSCSFYTQIQGQRWVWNIILTSALFSGPLFFTWSVVNSVHWWSGSTQALPATTVLLLLAAWLLVGFPLTVIGGIVGKNRAGNFQAPCRTRNIPRQIPQQPWYKHTAVHMAIGGFLPFSAISVELYYIFATVWGREHYTLYGILLCVFAILLSVGACISVALTYFLLSGEDYRWWWRSVLSTGSTGIFIFVYSLFYYHNRSNMSGLVQSVEFFGYSLLTAFVFSLMLGTVSFWASLTFIRYIYRSLKMD